The DNA sequence GGACATGAGCTGTGAACAGTTAGGCGTACTTGCCTCTGCTCCTCTAATAGCCTCCTCTATCGCCTGGACTACAGCGGTGCGTATACTGAAAGGAGAAGATGTTTCGGGAAATTTAGTTTTCATAGACGCGTGGAATCTGGATGTAAGAGAGATCAGCATTGCAAGGAATCCAGAATGTCCAGTATGTGGCAATTAGGCAGATTCTGAGCATTTAAAGCTCTATCATGTGTATTAGCAGGTTGGTCGTGAAGGAGAGAAGGTTCATAATTCCCTTAAGTGATTTTAAGGCTATTTGTTGTCGCGTTGAAGAGTACCAAAGTTAAAGGTGAATGGCTAAATTTTGCTGATCTTCGAAATACCCAATTCACATGGCGATGCATTTCTGTGAGATCACCTATTTAGTTCATGGTGCATATGATCGATCTGTTCAAGTATGATCTTATTTACTCCAAGCTCAGCGGCCTTTGGTGAACCGGGAAGGCAAAAAACAGGTTTCCTGTCGATCACAAATGCGGATGATCTGGACATCACGGCAGAAGTTCCAATTTGCTCATAGGAAAGGAGTGAAAAAATGGTTGAGAATGCAGTAATTTCGAACTCTGAAATCGAAGATATGGCCTCTATTGTCACATCATTCTGCGTTAGTCCGGTTCCTCCAGAAATCACAAGGGCGTCGCTATTTGCCAGAAAATCTTTTGCTTTATCAATTATGCTTTTCTTATCGTCTTTTACGACTGCATAGTTGACTACGGAATGCTCTGTTCCGTTAATAAGTTCCTTTATAATCCTGCCAGATTCGTCGTTCTCTTCAGTTCTGGAACTACTGCACGTAATGACAGAAAATCTGGCCCTAAATTCCTTTTCTCTGTGCGCTTCCATGTCCCTTCACCTTTTGGTCTACTTTTATGTCGTAAATAATTGTGGATGGATAATTTCCGGTTTCGTCTTTTTCCATATATTTTACCATATCCCATATTGTCAGTAGAGACGAACTTACGCCACTTAGTGCATCCATTTCAACCCCAGTTTTCCATTCAGCTTCCACTGAGCACCTCACGGTAACATGATCGGTTTGTAGCTCCATATCAAAATCTATCGCCTCAATAGGGATCTGATGACAGTACGGCATTCTTTGCCACGCTTCCTTCACGCCCTCAAGGGCAGAAATTTTAGCTGATGTAAAAACATCTCCTTTCTTAACTCGGCCCTCCTTTATGGCCTTAATTGTTTCATCCTTGAGTTTAATCTTCCCCGAGGCAACGGCTTCTCTTCTTACTATTTCCTTTCCCGAGATGTTTATCATTGGCAATTAATGGCGTTTTATCTAAATAAATTTCCCTTGGCGTAACCGTAAATCTATAAACAACGTTCAATATTTGGTAGATTAATGATTGGAATCATACCGGTAAAGAAACCAGCAAGGTTGAACGACAAACACTTCCTGAAACTTGGAGATTATAGTATATTGAAAATAATCTATGATAAGGTATCTTCAGTAATGGACGCTGTAATATATTCAAAAATTGAACTTTCTCTCCCTTATGTTCCGGATGAGTCAGATAATATCATTGATCTGGTTTTGAAATTGTCTAAAAAATATAATGAATTTTTTCTTATCGGGGGAGACATGCCTTTTTTCACGACTGATGATCTGAAATTGATGATAAAGAACTTTAGCGGAAACATAGTGGTACCGGTGCACAATGATCATTCTTTTGAACCATTATTTTGTATTTATTCCGGAAATTTGAAAAGCGGTAAGAGTCTCAAAGAAGTTATACTGAAGGCTGATTATTTTGGCCTAAGTGACAATTTATTTTCCAAATACGCATTCTTCAACGTTAATACTGAGGACGATTATCAACGTGCGATATCTATATACGCCTCCCTGAATAAATAACGCTGATCACTGGACTGTTCCTAAATCTAATTTTAAAAAAAAATCATAAAACGATGACATGTTCCGCGACATATCAGATTCTCACGCAAAAATGCCAGAATCTTAACACAAACGAATAGAAAAAATAATAGTGCTGCGACAATTTTATTATCTATAAATATTTTAAAAATTAGTCCATATCTCTCGTGGTTATGCCCAAGTTCTTTTTCCTAACAGCTCCTTCGATAGGCTCGAACTGTCCTTTGTATTTTTCAAGAACATGTGGCAAAGTCGTATACTCCATTTCGTCTTCAGGAAGGCGGTGTGGTTCAAATGGACCCATGCGTCTAATGTAATCGACAATTTCCATAGCTGTCTTTCTCGAGCCATCGAAAGCCGGATCATCGAACATGTCCACAGGTCCAGAAAGTTTTCCGTCCTTAAGAACGAATCCTAGTGCAACGACACGTGGTGGTCCATCAAAGCGGGTCATTTTAGAATCCTTTTGGGAAACAGGCATAAGTGGTCCATTAAAGGATCCTCTCATCCACCCAGAAACTAGATATGGGAATGAGAAGGCTTCCAACGATTCTCCGGAAGCCGGAAGCCCTGACTGTATTCGAACGATGCCTGCAGGATCATCCTTGCCGACATACTCCCCTGCAATAAACGAGAGCTTGTCCGTGGTTATAACAGCGACATTTTCGTCTGGAATCTTTTCATGTGAAGGCTTTGTAAATATACGTTTTATGACATATCTGCTCTTCGACCCAATAAGGCCCAATATGTCGTAAAGGTTTTCCGGGGTACCAAGGAATATCTTCTTAGATTCTATTATATCCCAAATCTCGAAAACAAAACCATCGTGCATGTTCTGATCAATA is a window from the Thermoplasmatales archaeon genome containing:
- a CDS encoding molybdenum cofactor biosynthesis protein MoaB, which encodes MEAHREKEFRARFSVITCSSSRTEENDESGRIIKELINGTEHSVVNYAVVKDDKKSIIDKAKDFLANSDALVISGGTGLTQNDVTIEAISSISEFEITAFSTIFSLLSYEQIGTSAVMSRSSAFVIDRKPVFCLPGSPKAAELGVNKIILEQIDHMHHELNR
- the moaC gene encoding cyclic pyranopterin monophosphate synthase MoaC produces the protein MINISGKEIVRREAVASGKIKLKDETIKAIKEGRVKKGDVFTSAKISALEGVKEAWQRMPYCHQIPIEAIDFDMELQTDHVTVRCSVEAEWKTGVEMDALSGVSSSLLTIWDMVKYMEKDETGNYPSTIIYDIKVDQKVKGHGSAQRKGI
- a CDS encoding fructose-1,6-bisphosphatase, producing MKVTISHIKADIGSLPGHTVVFQPVVDEVRTFVKENGKSLISDFHVSSIGDDIQITMIHDKGIDNPEIHELAWNAFKSGTAVAKRYGLYGAGQDLLKDAFSGNIKGMGPGVAEMEITPRKSEPFIVYMMDKTEPGAFNYPIYKMFADPFNTPGLVIDQNMHDGFVFEIWDIIESKKIFLGTPENLYDILGLIGSKSRYVIKRIFTKPSHEKIPDENVAVITTDKLSFIAGEYVGKDDPAGIVRIQSGLPASGESLEAFSFPYLVSGWMRGSFNGPLMPVSQKDSKMTRFDGPPRVVALGFVLKDGKLSGPVDMFDDPAFDGSRKTAMEIVDYIRRMGPFEPHRLPEDEMEYTTLPHVLEKYKGQFEPIEGAVRKKNLGITTRDMD